In the Oncorhynchus keta strain PuntledgeMale-10-30-2019 unplaced genomic scaffold, Oket_V2 Un_contig_17692_pilon_pilon, whole genome shotgun sequence genome, TGTGGACGACCAAGTCCAATATGGTCAAAACCAGGACCTGTAGGTAACAGAATGGCATGACGAGTGAATAGATATTCAACCTAATATGAAATGAAGCATCTGAAAAAGCACTGGTTGAGATAGGAAAGAACCAGGTCAACAACGTCAGAGTACAGTTGTAGCATGTGTTACACCGAGAGATGGATTAGAAATCACCATGTCATTAGTCTGTATATTTGCTATACAAAGTGAATACAGAATGAACCAATGAGATATTCATAATGTCACGTTTCTGAAAAAGGGGCTGAGACTGGTCAACGGACAATAGCATCAAATTAACAAATACCACCATCAACAAGCGTTAAGCTTTAGGAAGCCTATTATAATCAATAGCTTTATCATGAATATGTTTATTATAATCAATAGCTTCATCATGAATATGTTTATTATAATCAATACCTTCATCGTGAATATGTTTATTATAATCAATAGCTTTATCATGAATATGTTTATTATAATCAATACCGTCATCATGAATATGTTTATTATAATCAATAGCTTTATCATGAATATGTTTATTATAATCAATAGCTTTATCATGAATATGTTTATTATAATCAATAGCTTCATCATGAATATGTTTATTATAATCAATACCTTCATCGTTAATATGTTTATTATAATCAATACCTTCATCATTAATATGTTTATTATAATCAATAGCTTTATCATGAATATGTTTATTATAATCAATAGCTTTATCATGAATATGTTTATTATAATCAATACCTTCATCATGAATATGTTTATTATAATCAATACCTTCATCGTTAATATGTTTATTATAATCAATACCTTCATCGTTAATATGTTTATTATAATCAATACCTTCATCGTTAATATGTTTATTATAATCAATAGCTTCATCATGAATATGTTTATTATTATCAATACCTTCATCATGAATATGTTTATTATAATCAATAGCTTCATCATGAATATGTTTATTATAATCAATAGCTTCATCATGAATATGTTTATTATAATCAATAGCTTCATCATGAATATGTTTATTATAATCAATAGCTTCATCATGAATATGTTTATTATAATCAATACCTTCATTATGAATATGTTTACTATAATCAATAGCTTTATCATTAATATGTTTATTATAATCAATAGCTTTATCAttaatatgtttaatataatCAATAGCTTCATCATTAATATTTTTATTATAATCAATAGCTGCAATTATGATACATACGGTTATACTGGTGACAATGCtgtcaaccctctctctctctctctctctctctctctctatctctatctctctctctctctctctctctctctctctctctctctctctctctctctctctctctctctctctctctctctctctctctctctctctctctctctcgctctctctcgctctctctctctctctctctctctctctctctctctctctctctctctctctctctctctctctctctctcgctctctctctctctctctctctctctctctctctctctctctctctctctctctctctctctctctctgttaatgaGCACAAgttgggcacaatcagaatgtggacatgaTCTGGACACAGGACGCATGTTAGCAGCAGATATAAACAGGGCTTCAGAGTCAAACATGCGTGctacaaaaaaatgtatgcaaTTACTTGTATAGTAGTGTCATGACGatgcaataaaatacaaattaattacttaaaaattataaaatgtgattttctggatttttgttttagattccgtctctcacagttgaagtgtacctatgataaaaaattacagacctctacatgctttctaagtcggaaaacctgcaaaatcgtcagtgtatcaaatacttgttctccccaatgtatatattttgtatacgttttcctttattattttctcCTAATCCTACCACTCCTCCCCCCTTGTAAACTTTGTTTTTTAATGATGTTGTTTCTGGCTTTGGCAATATAAagacgtttcccatgccaataaaaacccactgggagagagagatatttggaTACAGACTACATGCAATGCAACTGTACATAACGAGCTATTGTTTGTTAAATCACTCTTTCACAAATCCAATTACGTTCCTCGGTACATCCTACATCATTCCATGTATATACAAGGTTCACAATACCTATAATTCATCTCAGCACAGTCCTCCTCCCCATTAGGACCTGAATTATCAGGCTGTTTCTCCGCCCAGTACCTAGAGGGTTAACAACACAGAGAACCAGACAGACACTGGTTAACATAATTCTAAGTCATACCAATGCAGATGTTGTTCTATTTAAAATGGTTACAGTCTTATGGACATTTCCAGGTCCCCGTTGTCACTCTTTCATTCAGACCCATCCAGGAAAATGTCCTTAATGCAATGGGGAATTTCTGTTAAGTGAAAGATAATGATGTTGTCAATTGCATGTAAGTATATATTTACCTGattcatctctctcatctctctctctcgctcacctgTTCCTCTCTACTATTTATGATCACCAGGTGTGCTCCTCTCCCCAGACAGTCCTGTTCAGCGTACTCCCAGGGTTTCTTCTCAGCCGAGGGGTAGTAACAGCTGCTGGAGCCAAACTACTTCCATCCTTCAGGACACATTTTCTCTGTTTTGAGAAGACAAACAGAGAAGACAAACAGAGAAGACAAACAGAGAAGGAAATAATACTTAAATACAGCAAACCTGTTTCAGTTTCTAAAGGCTGTATAGTTGCCGTGCCCTCGTGTGTTGCAGTGCCCTTGTGTGTTGCAGTGCCCTCGTGTGTTGCAGTGCCCTCGTGTGTTGCAGTGCCCTCGTGTGTTGCAGTGCCCTCGTGTGTTGCCGTGCCCTCGTGTGTTGCCCCAGTGCCCTCGTGTGTTGCCGTGCAGTGCCCTGTTGCAGTGCCCTCGTGTGTTGCAGTGCCCTCGTGTGTTGCAGTGCCCTCGTGTGTTGCAGTGCAGTGCCCTCGTGTGTTGCAGTGCCCTCGTGTGTTGCAGTGCCCCGTGCCCTCGTGTGTTGCAGTGCCCTCGTGTGTTGTGCCCTCGTGTGTTGCAGTGCCCTCGTGTGCCCTCGTGTGTTGCAGTGCCCTCGTGTGTTGCAGTGCCCTCGTGTGTTGCAGTGCCCTCGTGTGTTGCAGTGCCCTCGTGTGTTGCAGTGCCCTCGTGTGTTGCAGTGCCCTCGTGTGTTGCGTGCCCTCGTGTGTTGCAGTGCCCTCGTGTGTTGCAGTGCCCTCGTGTGTTGCAGTGCCCTCGTGTGTTGCCGTGCCCTCGTGTGTTGCAGTGCCCTCGTGTGTTGCCGTGCCCTCGTGTGTTGCAGTGCCCTCGTGTGTTGCAGTGCCCTCGTGTGTTGCCGTGCCCTCGTGTGTTGCCGTGCCCTCGTGTGTTGCCGTGCCCTCGTGTGCAGTGCCCTCGTGTGTTGCAGTGCCCTCGTGTGTTGCCGTGCCCTCGTGTGTTGCAGTGCCCTCGTGTGTTGCAGTGCCCTCGTGTGTTGCAGTGCCCTCGTGTGTTGCAGTGCCCTCGTGTGTTGCCGTGCCCTCGTGTGTTGCCGTGCCCTCGTGTGTTGCAGTGCCCTCGTGTGTTGCCGTGCCCTCGTGTGTTGCAGTGCCCTCGTGTGTTGCCGTGCCCTCGTGTGTTGCAGTGCCCTCGTGTGTTGCCGTGCCCTCGTGTGTTGCCGTGCCCTCGTGTGTTGCAGTGCCCTCGTGTGTTGCAGTGCCCTCGTGTGTTGCCGTGCCCTCGTGTGTTGCAGTGCCCTCGTGTGTTGCCGTGCCCTCGTGTGTTGCCGTGCTCGCGTGTGTTGCAGTGCCCTCGTGTGTTGCCGTGCCCTCGTGTGTTGCCGTGCCCTCGTGTGTTGCCGTGCCCTGCCCTCGTGTGTTGCCGTGCCCTCGTGTGTGCCCTCGTGTGTTGTGCCCTCGCGTGTGCcctcgtgtgtgcgtgtgttgcgtGCGTGTGTTGCCGTGCTCGCGTGTGTTGCCGTGCTCGCGTGTGTTGCCGTGCCCTCGTGTGTTGCCGTGCCCTCGTGTGTTGCCGTGCCCGCGTGTGTTGCCGTGCTCGCGTGTGTTGCCGTGCTCGCGTGTGTTGCCGTGCTCGCGTGTGTTGCCGTGCTCGCGTGTGTTGCCGTGCTCGCGTGTGTTGCCGTGCTCGCGTGTGTTGCCGTGCTCGCGTGTGTTGCCGTGCCCTGCCGTGTGTTGTGTGCTGCGTGTGTGCGTGCTCGCGTGTGTTGCCGTGCCCGCGTGTGTTGTGCCCGTGCCCTCGTGTGTGCCGTGCCGTGTGTGCCCTCGTGTGTTGCCGTGTGCCCTCGTGTGTTGCCGTGCTGCGTGTGTTGCGTGCTGTTGCCGTGCTCGCGTGTGTGCCGTGCCCTCGTGTGTTGCCGTGTGTGCCCTCGTGTGTTGCCGTGCCCTCGTGTGTTGCCGTGCCCGTGCGTGTGTTGCAGTGCCGTGCCCTCGTGTGTTGCCGTGTGCGTGTGTTGCCGTGTGTTGCAGTGCCCTGCGCGTGTGTTGCCGTGCCCGTGTGTTCGTGTGTTGCCGTGTTGCCTGCCCGCGTGTGTTGCGCGTGCCCTCGCGTGTGTTGCGTGCCCTCGTGTGTTGCCGTGCCCGTGTGTTCCGTGTGTTGCCGTGCGTGTGTTGCCGTGCTCGCGTGTGTTGCGCTCGCGTGTGTTGCCGTGCCCTCGTGTGTTGCCGTGCCCGCGTGTGTTGCCGTGCCCTCGTGTGTTGCCGTGCCCTCGTGTGTTGCCGTGCTCGC is a window encoding:
- the LOC127919841 gene encoding filaggrin-2-like, translating into MEEARGSLPCTATHEGTATHASTATHASTATHAQHTRARQHTRARQHTRARQHTRARQHTRNTRATHEGTATHEGTATHEGTATHEGTATHEGTATHATHNTRSTATHAQGTATHEGTATHATGTATHAQHTRARQHTRARQHTRARQHTRARQHTRARQHTRARQHTRAQHTRARQHTHGNTRNTRARQHTRARNTREGTRNTRGQATRQHTNTRARQHTRRALQHTATHAHGNTRGHGTATHARARQHTRARQHTRAHTATHEGTAHTRARQQHATHAARQHTRAHGNTRGHTRHGTHEGTGTTHAGTATHASTHTRSTQHTAGHGNTREHGNTREHGNTREHGNTREHGNTREHGNTREHGNTREHGNTRGHGNTRGHGNTRGHGNTREHGNTREHGNTRTQHTHTRGHTRGHNTRGHTRGHGNTRGQGTATHEGTATHEGTATHEGTATHASTATHEGTATHEGTATHEGTATHEGTATHEGTATHEGTATHEGTATHEGTATHEGTATHEGTATHEGTATHEGTATHEGTATHEGTATHEGTATHEGTATHEGTATHEGTATHEGTATHEGTATHEGTAHEGTATHEGTATHEGTATHEGTATHEGTATHEGTATHEGTATHEGTATHEGTATHEGTATHEGTATHEGTQHTRALQHTRALQHTRALQHTRALQHTRALQHTRALQHTRAHEGTATHEGTTHEGTATHEGTGHCNTRGHCNTRGHCTATHEGTATHEGTATHEGTATGHCTATHEGTGATHEGTATHEGTATHEGTATHEGTATHEGTATHKGTATHEGTRKCVLKDGSSLAPAAVTTPRLRRNPGSTLNRTVWGEEHTW